The DNA region GCAGGTGCGCGAAGAAGATCACACCAGTGCCAAGAGCGATGTATGGCAGAAACAGGAACACTTCCAGGACATGGCCCGCACCCTTGAAGTCGCCACCGGTGAATTGGTGATTGCCAGCAAGGTCCAGCCTTACAAGGCCAGTAACCTGGGGCCGGCCGTGCAGAAGGTCGAAGATGCCTGCAGTGCCTGCCATAAAGAGTTTCGGGGTCATTGAGTCCTGAGCTGATCCTTACTTATCCAGCTCATCGAGTGCGTCCTGCAGTTCCTTGCGGGACTCGGCGAGTTTGTCTTTGTGCTTGTTGATTTTCTCGGCGTCGCCTTTCTTCATGGCCTTGTCGAGGTCAGCCTGACGCTGGCTGACTTCGTGCTTGGCGTCGAGCACCTTGTTTTCCCGTTCTTTCTTCAGGGAAGCATCTGTGCATTGAGCAGTGACTTCACTCAGGGCCGTTTCAAGGCCTGCCTGCTGATCGGCGTTGCCGTGGGACTTGGCCAGTTCAATCTGGTTGATGATGCCCTGCTTCTTTGCGGCGCAGCCGGTCAGGCCCGGAGCTTCTTCGGCGGCCATTAGTGGAGCGGCCAGCACGCTGCAAAGGGTCAACAGGGCGAGCGGTGAAAGAAGTTTCATAAAGGCTCCATGTGAAAAAGCGATCGGGTCGATGTGGCGATGGGGAGTTTGAGCCCAGCGGCACCATTGGGTTCCCGGGTTGGCGGACATCGCCGGCCGTTAAAAACCGTCAATCCCCGCAATACGTAATGTTTCACTCAAGGCCAGGACCTGCGGGTCGCGGAAAAATGCGCTCAATTGCGCTGCGCGTCCCGGGCCGATGCCGGCTTCTGCCTGCCATTGTTCGGTGTTTCGTTGTGCCAGTTCCTGCCATGAATCGGCAAGCCGCGCCTGGCCGGTCGGCGGTAAACCCAGGGCTTTGAGCCAGCGAGTGAAAGGGCGTTGCCGGGCACTGTTGAAACTGTTCAAAAGACGAGCGCTGCTGCGTTCGCCGAAGCCGTCAATGTTAGCAAGCTCTTGAGCATCGAGGGTCAACCAATCCAGCAGGCCTTTCAGGCGGCCTGTTTCTAAAAGTTTCTCCCAAGTGCCAGGACCGACATGCGGCAACGCCAGTCCCTGCTTGCCGCTGAGCCAGGTCAGTCGGGCGAGGAATTGGCTTTCGCACCCCGGTGTCGGCTGCCAGCAACTCAAATGATGAAAGTCGTCCGCCAGCGGTACGCTCAATTCAGTGCGTTGAGTGCTGCGCAGCATGACACCGTCTAACCTTGGAATGGTCAGGCCTGCCAGGCTGATGGACACCTGATCGCCGGGGCGGATGTCCAGTTCTTCCCAGCGTCGCAGGGAGCTGACGCTCACGCGCTTGATTTGTCGGTCATCGAGTTTCACAGGTGTCAGTTCAAGTACCGGGGTGATCCGCCCGGTTCGCCCAATCTTGAAGTTGACCTTGCGCACTTCGGCCAGCGCTTGAGCAAACGGATACTTCCAGGCAACGCTCCAGTGGGGAGGCCGGGCCTGTCGGCGCTCGGCCGGTGGACGTTGGCTCTGACGCAAAACGATACCATCGCTGGCGAAAGGCAAGGGCGCGCGATACCAGTGATCGCGCCAGCGTTCAGCGTCGGCAAATGCCTTGATCGGCTGGCTGTACGGTGCGGTGCTCGGGAAACCCAGTTCGTCCAGGGCCGCCACGCGAGCGGGCAAAGTAGCCGGGCCCTGAGGCCAGTCCCAGACAAACAACCCTATACCACCGGCCTGATCGGCGTTCAGCTCTTTGCGTGCCATTAATCCGGCCACCGTGGCGCGGGCATTGAGGCTGCCAGCCCGGGCTTGTATGTGGTCAGTCAGGCGCCAGTAGAGTTCGCCTTGCACCAGCAGCTCCAGCGGTTGTGGCAGCGCTTGAGGAATGGCGGCGATCTGGCGCGCCGAGGTGGTCCAGTCCTGGCCGTTGACACCGTCACCGCGACTGATCGCCTGATGCAGCAAGCCATTGCGATAGATCAGCGTCACCGCTACACCGTCGACCTTGGGTTGTACCCAGATATCGTTTCGATCGCGCAGCCAGTCCTCTACCGCGCGACCATCACGGAGTTTTTCCAGGCCAGTGTGGGCGATGGGGTGGGGGATCGTGCCGCCGGCGGTGCGCAAAGGTTCGGGCGCCAAACCCAGGTCAAAACATTTCCGCCATTCGATCAGTCTCGCACGGGATTGATCATAGATTTCGTCGGGGACCAGTGAGCGTCCGTTGCGGTGATAGTGGTCGTCCCAGAGGTCGATTTGTTTCTGCAGTGACGTGATTTCGTCCAGGGCGCGTGCGGGTGGCCAGTCGGGGCACTCGCCAGCGTTTGAACTCAGGCAAAGAAAGGTCAGGAAAAAACAGAAAAACAGGCGCAGAAGCATTGTGAGCGTCCTTGCTCAGGAGAATGCTTTCAAGGCTAGTCAGCTTTCGGGCGTCGGTAGCGAGGATGTTTTTCGGTGTGTTTCGAGAGACAGGAAGATCAAGAGATCGCAGCCTCGTTTCACTCGACAGCTCCTACACAAATCCCTGTAGGAGCTGTCGAATGAAACAAGGCTGCGATCTTTCGATTTTCGCGCAATAAAAAGCCCCGCACGGCGAACCGTGCAGGGCTTTTGGTACCGCCGGGGAAGTCTTACAGGCCGGCAGCCGCGCGCAAGGTATCGGCGCGGTCGGTCTTTTCCCAGGTGAAGGTGGTGAAAGTGTCTTCGCCCACAGTCTTGGTTGTCGGGGTGCGACCGAAGTGGCCGTACGCAGCGGTTTCCTGGTACATCGGGTGCAGCAGGTCGAGCATGGTGGTGATTGCGTATGGACGCAGGTCGAACACTTCGCGAACCAGTTTGACGATTTTGTCGTCGCTGATCTTGCCGGTGCCGAAGGTGTTCAACGAGATCGACGTCGGCTGAGCAACACCGATCGCGTAGGAAACCTGAATCTCGCAACGCTCAGCCAGGCCGGCCGCCACGATGTTTTTAGCCACGTAACGACCCGCGTAGGCGGCCGAACGGTCAACCTTCGATGGATCTTTACCGGAGAACGCGCCGCCACCGTGACGGGCCATGCCGCCGTAGCTGTCAACGATGATCTTGCGACCGGTCAGACCGCAGTCGCCTACCGGGCCACCGATGATGAACTGGCCAGTCGGGTTGATGTGGAACTGGGTGTCTTTGGACAGCAGTTCGGCAGGCAGTACGTGCTTGACGATCAGCTCCATCACGCCTTCGCGCAGGTCTTTGTAGGACACGTCAGGGTTGTGCTGAGTCGACAGTACAACGGCGTCGATACCGACAACTTTGCCGCCTTCGTAACGGCAAGTCACTTGCGACTTGGCGTCCGGGCGCAGCCAAGGCAGCAGGCCGGATTTACGGGCTTCGGCCTGACGCTGAACCAGCTGGTGCGAGAAGGTGATCGGTGCTGGCATCAGCACGTCGGTTTCGTTGCTGGCATAGCCGAACATCAGGCCCTGGTCGCCGGCGCCCTGATCTTCAGGCTTGGCACGGTCGACACCCTGGTTGATGTCAGGGGACTGCTTGCCAATGATGTTCATCACGCCGCAAGTGGCGCCGTCGAAGCCGACATCGGAGCTGTTGTAGCCGATGTCCAGAATGACGTTACGCACGATCTCTTCCAGGTCGACCCAGGCCGACGTGGTGACTTCACCTGCGATGATTGCAACGCCGGTTTTTACCAGGGTCTCGACCGCGACACGGGCGAACTTGTCTTCAGCAATGATGGCGTCCAGCACAGCATCGGAAATCTGGTCGGCGATTTTGTCCGGATGCCCTTCGGACACGGACTCGGAGGTGAAGAGGGAGTATTCGCTCATCTCGATTTTTTCCTGAATTTACCGATGGTGAGTGTCGCCAGCCGGTCGCTGAAAATGGCGGACCTGGATCTGGAAACCATTACGTAAGCCTACATAGAGGCTTTCCCCGGGAACGAGTCCCGCAGCGGTGGCCCAACGGGCCAAATCGTCCTGTTCAAACCCCAACCAGAGATCACCGCAGGCCTCCCTGGCCCAACTCTGGTTGTGGCTACATAACTCTGTCACGAGCAGGCTACCGCCCGGTTGCAGCAAGTTGGCCATGTGCTTGAGAGCTTCGGCCGGCGCAGCGAAATGGTGCAGCACCATGTTCAGTACAACGCAGTCAGCCTTGAGGCGGACACCGTTCAATGCATCGGCCAATTGCAGGCTGACGTTAGCCAGCGTTTCACGTTCGCAAACCTGGCGCGCCAGTTCGAGCATCGCCGGGCTGTTGTCCAGCGCCGTGACCTGTGTAAAGCGGCGCGCCAGTTCCGGCAAAAATGCGCCATCTCCGGGGCCGACTTCGATGGCCGTGGCGCCTTCGCTGAAACTCAGCTTGTCGAGCAATGCCACCACGCTTTCGCGGTATTGCGGCAGACCGGCGATCAAGTCTTGCTGGGCGCGAAACTTCTCCGCGACCCGTGAGAAAAAGTCCTGGCTGGCCGCCGCTCGTTGCCCATGGACCTGACCGATCCGCGACTGCACATCGGCAGGCAGGGGCAGGTTGTCCACTTCTTCCAGTAGCGCGGCATGCAGCTTGCCGCCCAGCAGGTCGGTGTGGGGCAGGGCGCGACGGTAGAAAATCGCGTTGCCTTCACGGCGCGTCGCCACCAGATCGGCCTGGGCCAATACCTTGAGGTGATGACTCATGCCGGACTGGCCGATGCCAAAGATCTGCGCCAGCTCCAGTACGCCAAACGAATCGTTGGCCAGCGCGCGCAATACATTCAGCCGCAGAGGATCGCCGCCGGCCTTGCACAGGGCCGCCAGCTCATCGCAATCGTCATGTCGAATGGAAGGCACACGTAAATTCATAAGGCCAGCAGTCTAGTGACGGTCAGAAAACACCGCAAGAGCAATATCAAAAAGTTTTGATATTGCTCGATAGATGGCACTTCTCGGGGAAAGGGTCACTCTACAAATCGTCAGCGGAAAGGTTTCATCAGGCGAATGCGACTTTATCCACCGGAAAAACGCCTTCAGATGACTATCTGTCATTGCCCCGAGGCGGGTGGGTGAGGGAAAATGCTCGCCTTTTTTCCGTTTCGTTTTATTCAGCCCCCAGGAGAACAGCGATGCCCAGCCGTCGTGAGCGTGCCAACGCCATTCGTGCCCTCAGCATGGATGCCGTGCAAAAAGCCAACAGCGGCCATCCCGGTGCCCCTATGGGTATGGCGGATATCGCCGAAGTACTTTGGCGTGACTACCTGAAGCACAACCCGAGCAATCCATCGTTCGCCGACCGTGACCGCTTCGTGCTGTCCAACGGTCACGGCTCGATGTTGATCTACTCGCTGCTGCACCTGACCGGCTACGATCTGTCGATCGAAGACCTGAAGAACTTCCGCCAACTGCACAGCCGCACCCCGGGTCACCCGGAATTGGGCTACACCCCAGGCGTTGAAACCACCACCGGTCCACTGGGCCAAGGCCTGGCCAACGCCGTTGGTTTTGCCCTGGCAGAAAAAGTCCTGGCGGCGCAGTTCAACCGTCCGGGCCACAATGTTGTCGATCACCACACCTACGTGTTCCTGGGTGATGGCTGCATGATGGAAGGCATTTCCCACGAAGTCGGCTCCCTGGCCGGTACTTTGGGCCTGGGCAAACTGATCGCCTTCTACGACGACAACGGCATTTCCATCGACGGCGAAGTCGAAGGCTGGTTCACCGACGACACGCCGAAGCGCTTCGAAGCCTACAACTGGCAGGTCATCCGCAACGTTGACGGTCACGACCCTGAAGAGATCAAGATCGCGATCGAAACTGCGCGCAAAAGCGATCAGCCAACCCTGATCTGCTGCAAGACCACCATCGGTTTCGGTTCACCGAACAAGCAAGGCAAGGAAGACTGCCACGGCGCCCCACTGGGTGACGCGGAAATCGCTCTGACTCGTGCTGCACTGAAATGGAACCACGGTCCGTTCGAAATCCCGGCCGACATCTACGCCGAGTGGGACGCCAAGGAAACCGGTCGCGCGGCCGAAGCCGAATGGGATCAGCGTTTCGCTGCCTACTCTGCTGCCTTCCCTGAGTTGGCCAACGAGCTGATTCGTCGTCTGAGCGGCGAACTGCCGGAAGACTTCGCTGAAAAAGCCTCTGCTTATATTGCTGAAGTCGCTGCCAAAGGCGAAACCATCGCCAGCCGTAAAGCCAGCCAGAACGCATTGAATGCCTACGGCCCGCTGTTGCCTGAACTACTGGGCGGCTCCGCTGACCTGGCCGGTTCCAACCTGACCCTGTGGAAAGGTTGCAAAGGTGTTTCGGCTGAAGACGCCAGCGGCAACTACATGTACTACGGCGTTCGCGAGTTCGGCATGAGCGCGATCATGAACGGCGTGGCCTTGCATGGCGGTCTGGTGCCTTACGGCGCGACCTTCCTGATGTTCATGGAATATGCCCGCAACGCCGTGCGCATGGCCTCGCTGATGAAGCAGCGTGTCGTGTTCGTCTACACCCACGACTCCATCGGTCTGGGCGAAGACGGTCCGACTCACCAGCCGATCGAGCAACTGACCAGCTTGCGCAGCACGCCGAACCTCGACACCTGGCGCCCAGCCGATGCCGTTGAATCGGCGGTGTGCTGGAAACTGGCTCTGGAACGCAAGGACGGCCCTTCGGCGCTGATCTTCTCGCGTCAGAACCTGCAGCACCAAACTCGTAATGCGTTCCAGATCGCCGACATCGCCCGTGGCGGTTACGTGTTGAAGGATTGCGACGGCGAACCTGAGCTGATCCTGATCTCCACCGGTTCCGAAGTCGGTCTGGCGGTTCAGGCCTACGACAAGCTGACCGAACAAGGTCGTAAGGTGCGTGTTGTTTCGATGCCTTGCACCAGCGTGTTCGATGCTCAGGACGCCGGTTACAAGCAAGCAGTTCTGCCGTTGCAGGTCAGTGCCCGTATCGCCATCGAAGCCGCCCACGCGGACTATTGGTACAAGTACGTGGGCCTGGAAGGCCGCGTGATCGGCATGACCACCTACGGCGAGTCGGCGCCTGCGCCTGCCTTGTTCGAAGAGTTCGGCTTCACCCTGGAAAACATCCTGGGTCAGGCTGAAGAGCTGCTGGAAGACTGATCCAGAAGTTGCTTTGTCTGGACTGCCGCTTTCGCGAGCAAGCCCGCTCCCACATTGGAATGCATTCTCCTGTGGGAGCGGGCTTGCTCGCGAAGGCGTCGGTCCGACCAACACTGCAATAACGGATTCACCACGGTAATCGAGAACCCCATGCCTCAACCGCGTCCTTACAAAGTTGCACTCAACGGCTACGGCCGGATTGGTCGTTGCGTCTTGCGTGCGTTGTTTGAGCGAGGCGATAAGGCCGGGTTTGAAATTGTTGCGATCAACGATCTGGCTGACATGGCCAGCATCGAATACCTGACACGCTTCGACTCCACTCACGGGCGTTTTCCCGGGGAAGTGAAGGTCGAGGGCGATTGTCTGCATATCAATGGCGACTGCGTGAAGGTCCTGCGCAGTGCCACCCCCGAAGGCATCGATTGGGCGTCGCTGGGCGTCGATCTGGTGCTGGAGTGCTCCGGCGCTTACCACACTCGGGTCGACGGCCAGCGTTTTCTCGATGCTGGCGCACCGCGTGTGCTGTTTTCCCAGCCGATGGCCAGCGAGGCGGATGTCGACGCCACCATCGTCTACGGCGTGAACCAGGATTGCCTGACCGGCGACGAGCTGCTGGTGTCCAACGCGTCCTGCACCACCAACTGCGGCGTGCCGCTGTTGCGCCTGCTGGATCAGGCCATTGGTCTGGAATACGTGTCGATCACCACCATTCACTCGGCGATGAACGATCAGCCGGTGATTGACGCCTATCACCACGAAGACTTGCGGCGCACCCGTTCGGCGTTTCAGTCGGTGATTCCGGTGTCCACTGGTCTGGCGCGTGGCATCGAACGGCTGTTACCGGAACTTGCCGGGAGAATTCAGGCCAAAGCCGTGCGGGTGCCGACGGTTAACGTGTCTTGCCTCGACATTACGATGCAGACCGTGAGCGACACCGACGCCACCGAGGTCAACCGGATTTTGCGCGAGGCCGCCACCAGCGGCCCGCTCAAAGGCCTTCTGGCCTACACCGAGTTGCCTCACGCCAGTTGTGATTTTAATCATGACCCACATTCGGCCATCGTCGATGCCAGTCAGACCCGAGTTTCCGGCCCACGGCTGGTGAACATTCTGGCCTGGTTCGACAACGAATGGGGGTTTGCCAACCGAATGCTGGATGTTGCGGAACACTATCTGCAATCAGCTGGCTCTCCAAAACACTGCTCTCCAAAACAGTAGGAAATGCGACCCATGACCGTGTTGAAGATGACCGACCTCGATCTGCAAGGTAAGCGCGTACTGATCCGCGAAGACCTCAACGTCCCAGTCAAGGACGGTGTTGTCACCAGCGATGCGCGAATCCTGGCCTCGCTGCCGACCATCAAGCTGGCCCTGGAAAAAGGCGCGGCCGTGATGGTCTGCTCGCACCTTGGCCGTCCGACCGAAGGCGAGTTCTCGGCCGAGAACAGCCTCAAGCCAGTCGCTGATTACCTGAGCAAGGCCCTGGGCCGTGAAGTGCCGCTGGTGGCCGATTACCTGGGCGGCGTTGACGTGAAGGCCGGCGACATCGTGCTGTTCGAAAACGTGCGCTTCAACAAAGGCGAGAAAAAGAACGCCGACGAACTGGCCCAGCAATACGCTGCCCTGTGCGACGTGTTCGTGATGGACGCCTTCGGCACCGCTCACCGTGCGGAGGGTTCGACCCACGGCGTGGCCAAGTTCGCCAAAGTCGCTGCCGCTGGCCCGTTGCTGGCCGCCGAACTGGATGCACTGGGCAAAGCCCTCGGCGCCCCGGCTCAACCCATGGCTGCCATCGTTGCCGGCTCCAAGGTCTCGACCAAACTCGACGTGCTGAACAGCCTGAGCCAGATCTGCAACCAGCTGATCGTCGGCGGCGGCATTGCCAACACCTTCCTGGCCGCTGCCGGTCACCCGGTCGGCAAGTCCCTGTACGAGCCGGACCTGCTGGACACCGCTCGCGCCATCGCCGCCAAGGTCAGCGTGCCGCTGCCGGTCGACGTCGTGGTTGCCAAGGAATTCGCTGAAAGCGCCACCGCTACCGTCAAACTGATCGCTGATGTGGCCGCAGACGACATGATTCTGGACATCGGCCCACAGACCGCGGCGAATTTCGCCGAGCTGCTGAAGTCGTCCCAAACCATTCTGTGGAACGGCCCGGTGGGCGTGTTCGAATTCGACCAGTTCGGTAACGGCACCAAAGTCCTGGCCCAGGCCATCGCAGACAGCTCGGCATTCTCCATTGCTGGCGGCGGCGACACCCTGGCCGCTATCGATAAATATGGCGTTGCTGATCAGATCTCCTACATTTCTACCGGTGGCGGCGCGTTCCTCGAATTCGTCGAAGGCAAGGTTCTGCCAGCCGTTGAAGTCCTGGAAAGCCGGGCCAAGGCCTGAGGCCGCCCATTTGACCAGGCAAAGGAGTGTTCAGATGGTCAAAACATTAGCGCTGTTGATTATCGCGGGATCGCTGGCAGCTTGCGGGAGTAACCCGAAAGCCCCGAAGGTACCCGAGACGCCTGAACAGGACAAAGGCTGCTACCAGGCCGACTGGCAGGCGGAAACCAATCCGGTGATCAACAAGCGTTCCGGGCCTGATGGCCTGGACAAATATGAGACACAGACCCCGGCCAAGGAACATGGTTGCCCTTGACGGGTCTGACACTTTACTCAGGGCTGGCGGCGTGCGTCGTCAGTCGAGGAACATGGATGAAAGG from Pseudomonas sp. ACM7 includes:
- a CDS encoding DUF1090 domain-containing protein is translated as MKLLSPLALLTLCSVLAAPLMAAEEAPGLTGCAAKKQGIINQIELAKSHGNADQQAGLETALSEVTAQCTDASLKKERENKVLDAKHEVSQRQADLDKAMKKGDAEKINKHKDKLAESRKELQDALDELDK
- the ligB gene encoding NAD-dependent DNA ligase LigB, with the protein product MLLRLFFCFFLTFLCLSSNAGECPDWPPARALDEITSLQKQIDLWDDHYHRNGRSLVPDEIYDQSRARLIEWRKCFDLGLAPEPLRTAGGTIPHPIAHTGLEKLRDGRAVEDWLRDRNDIWVQPKVDGVAVTLIYRNGLLHQAISRGDGVNGQDWTTSARQIAAIPQALPQPLELLVQGELYWRLTDHIQARAGSLNARATVAGLMARKELNADQAGGIGLFVWDWPQGPATLPARVAALDELGFPSTAPYSQPIKAFADAERWRDHWYRAPLPFASDGIVLRQSQRPPAERRQARPPHWSVAWKYPFAQALAEVRKVNFKIGRTGRITPVLELTPVKLDDRQIKRVSVSSLRRWEELDIRPGDQVSISLAGLTIPRLDGVMLRSTQRTELSVPLADDFHHLSCWQPTPGCESQFLARLTWLSGKQGLALPHVGPGTWEKLLETGRLKGLLDWLTLDAQELANIDGFGERSSARLLNSFNSARQRPFTRWLKALGLPPTGQARLADSWQELAQRNTEQWQAEAGIGPGRAAQLSAFFRDPQVLALSETLRIAGIDGF
- the metK gene encoding methionine adenosyltransferase; amino-acid sequence: MSEYSLFTSESVSEGHPDKIADQISDAVLDAIIAEDKFARVAVETLVKTGVAIIAGEVTTSAWVDLEEIVRNVILDIGYNSSDVGFDGATCGVMNIIGKQSPDINQGVDRAKPEDQGAGDQGLMFGYASNETDVLMPAPITFSHQLVQRQAEARKSGLLPWLRPDAKSQVTCRYEGGKVVGIDAVVLSTQHNPDVSYKDLREGVMELIVKHVLPAELLSKDTQFHINPTGQFIIGGPVGDCGLTGRKIIVDSYGGMARHGGGAFSGKDPSKVDRSAAYAGRYVAKNIVAAGLAERCEIQVSYAIGVAQPTSISLNTFGTGKISDDKIVKLVREVFDLRPYAITTMLDLLHPMYQETAAYGHFGRTPTTKTVGEDTFTTFTWEKTDRADTLRAAAGL
- a CDS encoding metalloregulator ArsR/SmtB family transcription factor, which gives rise to MNLRVPSIRHDDCDELAALCKAGGDPLRLNVLRALANDSFGVLELAQIFGIGQSGMSHHLKVLAQADLVATRREGNAIFYRRALPHTDLLGGKLHAALLEEVDNLPLPADVQSRIGQVHGQRAAASQDFFSRVAEKFRAQQDLIAGLPQYRESVVALLDKLSFSEGATAIEVGPGDGAFLPELARRFTQVTALDNSPAMLELARQVCERETLANVSLQLADALNGVRLKADCVVLNMVLHHFAAPAEALKHMANLLQPGGSLLVTELCSHNQSWAREACGDLWLGFEQDDLARWATAAGLVPGESLYVGLRNGFQIQVRHFQRPAGDTHHR
- the tkt gene encoding transketolase, with the translated sequence MPSRRERANAIRALSMDAVQKANSGHPGAPMGMADIAEVLWRDYLKHNPSNPSFADRDRFVLSNGHGSMLIYSLLHLTGYDLSIEDLKNFRQLHSRTPGHPELGYTPGVETTTGPLGQGLANAVGFALAEKVLAAQFNRPGHNVVDHHTYVFLGDGCMMEGISHEVGSLAGTLGLGKLIAFYDDNGISIDGEVEGWFTDDTPKRFEAYNWQVIRNVDGHDPEEIKIAIETARKSDQPTLICCKTTIGFGSPNKQGKEDCHGAPLGDAEIALTRAALKWNHGPFEIPADIYAEWDAKETGRAAEAEWDQRFAAYSAAFPELANELIRRLSGELPEDFAEKASAYIAEVAAKGETIASRKASQNALNAYGPLLPELLGGSADLAGSNLTLWKGCKGVSAEDASGNYMYYGVREFGMSAIMNGVALHGGLVPYGATFLMFMEYARNAVRMASLMKQRVVFVYTHDSIGLGEDGPTHQPIEQLTSLRSTPNLDTWRPADAVESAVCWKLALERKDGPSALIFSRQNLQHQTRNAFQIADIARGGYVLKDCDGEPELILISTGSEVGLAVQAYDKLTEQGRKVRVVSMPCTSVFDAQDAGYKQAVLPLQVSARIAIEAAHADYWYKYVGLEGRVIGMTTYGESAPAPALFEEFGFTLENILGQAEELLED
- the epd gene encoding erythrose-4-phosphate dehydrogenase — protein: MPQPRPYKVALNGYGRIGRCVLRALFERGDKAGFEIVAINDLADMASIEYLTRFDSTHGRFPGEVKVEGDCLHINGDCVKVLRSATPEGIDWASLGVDLVLECSGAYHTRVDGQRFLDAGAPRVLFSQPMASEADVDATIVYGVNQDCLTGDELLVSNASCTTNCGVPLLRLLDQAIGLEYVSITTIHSAMNDQPVIDAYHHEDLRRTRSAFQSVIPVSTGLARGIERLLPELAGRIQAKAVRVPTVNVSCLDITMQTVSDTDATEVNRILREAATSGPLKGLLAYTELPHASCDFNHDPHSAIVDASQTRVSGPRLVNILAWFDNEWGFANRMLDVAEHYLQSAGSPKHCSPKQ
- a CDS encoding phosphoglycerate kinase; this translates as MTVLKMTDLDLQGKRVLIREDLNVPVKDGVVTSDARILASLPTIKLALEKGAAVMVCSHLGRPTEGEFSAENSLKPVADYLSKALGREVPLVADYLGGVDVKAGDIVLFENVRFNKGEKKNADELAQQYAALCDVFVMDAFGTAHRAEGSTHGVAKFAKVAAAGPLLAAELDALGKALGAPAQPMAAIVAGSKVSTKLDVLNSLSQICNQLIVGGGIANTFLAAAGHPVGKSLYEPDLLDTARAIAAKVSVPLPVDVVVAKEFAESATATVKLIADVAADDMILDIGPQTAANFAELLKSSQTILWNGPVGVFEFDQFGNGTKVLAQAIADSSAFSIAGGGDTLAAIDKYGVADQISYISTGGGAFLEFVEGKVLPAVEVLESRAKA